AAGTTACCCCACTGGAAGATGCTTTTCCAGACCTCTTACTGTTTCTCCTCTGTAATTGCACTCTTTGTATGTAGGAGGTTGGCCTAAGGTCCCACCTCCTCCCCTAACAAGGTCTTCTGAGCCAGGACCTTCCTTAGTCTCTCGTGATCCTTGGGCACATACAGTTTGGAGATTCTGGCTGGTGGCACTGGGGATTGCCCAGGCTTTCTTGGGGTGATGCCCATCCTTGCCAGCTGCTGTGGGTTGTCTGGAATCCCCATTTCTCAATCTGTGTGTTGTGACAAACTGTACCTGGAGGCCAAGGGGAGCTTTTAAGCTTTGGAATAATGTATCCTGTTCCTGTCCAGATGAGGACAGCATTAGGGGCTTGTTCCCTCTGACAAAGAGCTTTCCTGGGCACCTGCACTGCTCTGATCAGGCTGTTGTAAGGGCTTTGGGTAGCCGACTTTCTCCCTCCCCAAGCAATGGCATGTCCTCCATTCTGTCATGCCTGTCGCAAGGACTTACTGAGCTGCACATCACGGGACCATTTAGAGACCCAACAGGGATGCAGATTTCTGTCTGCTTGGAAGAAACATCCATTTCTGGGGCCTGAGCGCACTCAAATCCTGAAATATTGAAAAGGGATGGTGCTTTCACGTGGCTCAGGCACATGTGCCATTGCACTCCATGCAACATTTCCCTGCAAGAAATGGCCGTGTGTCTTCTGGGAATGCACAGCAGCCGCTTCGTATAGCCCATGCTGAAGCCTGAAGTTGTCAAGGTGCTTCTGGCTGCCACTGCTCGCTCAGCTCAGGCATAAGATGGTTCTGGAGTGGTGTGCTGTGGCACCAAACGAGTTGCTGGGCTTGGTGGGGAGGACGTGAGGAGAGAATAAGGATGCTCAGTGGTTGTATCCCATATACGCTGGCCTAGAGAAGGGCTCTGCATCCTAAATGGGGTGGCAGCAGACCACTGCGGTGCCTGCTGAGTGCTGGTGGCCCTTGATCCCTCCTCATGAAGGGAATGAGGGGCAGAGCATCCAAGAATTTGTGATTTATGCCCATCCTATAGGGTTTAAGGTACCCCTTGAGCTGATGTGAAAAATCTCTCTGAACTGAGAGAGGGACTTGAGGGAGCACGCATTCCCTAttggaaagcaacagaaacattGCGTTTCTTCTCACTTGAGTGGGAAGAGAGCTTTAAAGAGGCGTCAGGTGCAGCCCGCTTCTTCTGAGGAAGGGGAGATGCCCAGGCAAGGCAAGTGTGGGTTCAGAATGCTTATGCCATGGAAGTGTGATAGGGATGTAAACTCCAGGCTGGAAGTAGGCCAGGAGATGGGCTCTGTGCTCCTGGTCCTGCTGGGTGTCCTTCCTAGATGTGTCTGGTATGATTTGGTGCCAGCAGGCATTTGGGTGTTCGTGCTGTCCTTCTCTACTTCCAGTGTTCCACAGGCATGCTTCAATGGGAGGCATGCCCAGGTGACTTGAAAGCAATGAACAAAGATTTCCATCTTGTTTCTAGAGcccttttttctgtcttgccATGCTTCTCACTCCTGGTGAAGCTGAGCTCGTTTTCTCCCAGTCCTTTTCAATGATGACTAGTGCCTTGGTGACCTCTGTAGCACATAACTTCCCATTCTAGCTCTATGCTGACTTACAGGAAATCTTGGCAGCTTCATCACTCTGCTTCCTATGGAAATAGGCTGGCAGCCAGCATCTCCCAGTGCAGGGAGAAGGTGGCTGTGATGGTcttgctgctcagcagtgttctTCCCAGCCTTTAGCACTGGTCCATATTCCTGGCTATTTATGTGCATTCTACCACTGTTGAAGTCATCTTCTGTTGTGTTTGTGCTTCTACAAAGGTATTTGGATTTGTTTTATGAGTTCTACAGCTTGGAAGAGCAGTCGCATCCTTGGACTTGGTGTAGTGTGGTTTGAGAGTGACTTCCAAAGagtgctggggaaggagctggggtGGACCCCAAATTATTCTCCTGGGGCTTCTGAAGTCAAAGATACTTGTGTAGTTATGAGGTGGCACTGAAAGTTGAGGGCTTTCTTTTGATTTAGTGGCTGAATTGAGGCACCAGGATGGGCTAGGGGTAAGACATCTAGTGATCAAGCACTTGATATCTCTAGAAGGAGTTAGAGAGACAGCTGAGGTTGTTTCTTCTGGAACCGTGATGTGTCAAACTTTCCTTTAGTGCTTTTGACAGCATATGGTCATCTGGTAGACCTCAAGCCTTTGGCATCGAGGTCTGTTAAAAGACTGTGGGGCTGCTGTCCATACCCTACTCAACCTAAGTCTTCTTCTGGAGCCTGAATCTTTTGTGAAGGTCTAAATCCCACTGTGGGAAGTAGAAAAGGCCTGCCTACACCTTGCCCAGGACAGTGCTGCTCTAACACAGGGAAGTGTTAGTGCCTGCAAAGCCACCATTGGTGCAGGATGTCCTAATCCCATTGCACCTTGCTTCTGAACTGCGCTCTGTGTTCCTCCTGCAGTACTAAATATCTCCTTTCAGTAGACCTCGTTGACCTCTTTCCTAGGTACGGACACTGTTTGTCAGTGGCCTTCCTGTGGACATCAAACCCAGAGAGCTCTACCTACTCTTCCGACCATTCAAGGTAAGGAAGtctttgtgttttgtctttAGTGGAAAAGATGCTATCTTGTGGCAGGAAGCAAGAATGAAGTGAGGAGCTAAGCCTTCTGTTAAAGCTTTGGGGAACCTGGGAGGTCTGGTCCTAAATGTCCTGGAAGTCTTTCTGTGGTCTGCAGCGTGTGTTGAGAGGGGGCTGCCTTAGGTAAGCTCGATGTACCTGGGCTAGGACACACATACTGATCAAATAATGTGGTACACATAAGTCAACCTGCTGTTGCTTCCATCTAGCCGTGGTGTAGAAAGAGGGTATGGGTGGCTCATCAAAATGAGCCTCTTCCCAAGAGCCCTTGTGTTGCCCACTGGAGCAGGATGCTCATCTTTTAATAGCTTGGCCAAGAGCTGGATTTCTTCCCAGAGAGGCAGAATAGGCTAGTTGAGATGAGATGCCTTCTCTGCTTTGTGACTGTCTTCTCTTTCGGTGGGAAAGAGTGAACTGGCACCCTTGGAGATGGGTTAATAGATCTCCCTCTGCAAAGCCTGTCTTGTGTAGGGcttggtgctgcaggagctcctgGAGCTGTTGCATCATGGCCAAGTTTTAGCTTGGCTGCTTCAAGAACCTGACGCTgtcttgctttcttctcttctctagggTTATGAAGGGTCACTGATCAAGCTAACATCGAAGCAGGTACCTCCTTTTCCTAGAGTTTGGgtatttctctcttctgcttgaTGGGAACTGGGGACAGATGCCATTTCACTGTGTGTGGCATCACATAGGCAGCTGGGTTCTGCTCATTGTCCCTGTCCTGGTGGCTGGAAGCTCTCAGTGTATGCTGGATGTCTCCTTATTTCCTGAGACTGGCCGGGGGTCACGGGTGCTGGATGAGAACAGGTCCTTCAGCCCCGCACCAGGGATCCCTAGTctagcagcagctctgcttgagGGCGAGCAGCAGCTTTGCCAGAGGCTGCCAGGGTGAGAAGTGCCCGCTGTGTAGGGATGAGAAAACTTTGTGCTGGGAGAGGACAGAGCAGGAGTTAACGATCCAAGGCCCTTCAAGCTCTGCTTCGAAGGCTCAATACGACTTTGCTTGGCCTCTTCTGCTTGCTGTAAGCTAACTGGGATAGAAAGGGTGGCAGGGTAGGTAGTGGATCTGAAAGatatttccaaactgaaatCAGTGTTGTTTCTTGTAGCCGGTTGGTTTTGTGACCTTTGACAGCCGAGCTGGTGCTGAAGCAGCAAAGAATGCCTTAAATGTGAGTACTGGAGGTactgggagggctgggggccATACACACTGCTGTCACTTGGTCTGGAGCACGAGTGATACTTGGCTTGTCCCTAGCGTAGGAAGAGCCAAGGAGTCCCAGCTGTGCCCTCAAATGTGGTAGTTAACTGGTCATGCAATTTCCCAGAAGCCAAGCGGGAGAGCTGGTCATATTTAAGGGTGCCATTAGTCTGGGTAAGTCCTTGTTCTGGCCTCTGACCTACTaggagctctgctgccagaTGGAACCTGCTCCAGGAAGGTGCAGTGTAGGGGAAGCAGCCTtcccatgctgctgcttctgtggccAGAGCTGTCTGGTACAGGCAACAGAATACATCTGCATTCTGATCTGCTGCAGAGCTCGCCTTGAGTCTCAGGGTGTGTGCTTATCCAACCCAGGCTGGTACAGGTATAGAAGCACCACAGATAGGAAGCTCCAGAGCAGACAGGGCATCTTAGCTCCAGCAGATGGGTATTTCCTGGCTACTGCCAATAGCTGTCAGTGCTTTGCTGGCTGGGGAACTGCACATAAAGAGCAAAGCTATGTCCCTTAACGTGGAAGCAGTGGGTCCTAGGTCAGCTAAGTAGGGAAGCATGAGGTGACAAACTGGGTATGTGACTGCAGGGTGATGGCCCTTGTTCCGCTGTTGGGCACTGTTACACGAatagctgcaggcagtgcagtgggGCAGGAAACCTCACTGAGAGACgcctttgctttcttctgtcacAGGGCATCCGCTTTGACCCAGAGAACCCTCAGACCTTGCGGTTAGAGTTTGCTAAAGCCAACACAAAGATGGCCAAGAGCAAGCTGATGGCCACACCAAACCCCACCAATATCCACCCTGCCCTGGGCGCACACTTCATTGCACGGGACCCCTGTGAGTATGCTGGGATGCAGCTTGAGGGCCAGCCTGGGAGGTACCTGGTACTGGGAATGCTGGTGGCAGGGCTTGGTGCAGCTGAGCCTACAGCCAGGGTGGGAAGGAGAGCTGTGTCTTCTGGCTGATATCTGCCAGCGGGTTGGGGTTGCAGGAGAACAGCAGGCATCTGCTAAGGCTTCTGACCAACTCTGGAAGTGCTGAGGAGGTGGAGTGGTACCACCAAGGGCTTTAAATCATCTCTAGATGCAAAGCGAGAAGGGGCAGTGCCGTGCCGTGCAGCCTTGGCACGCTTTGGTGGTGTTCATCTTAAGCCTCAGAGTTTTAACTTGGAGTGGGAAATGCTGAGTCTGTCCCTGAAAGCAGGCAGTTGGTCCAGCTCTAAGCTGCCTGTCCCCTTGTCTCTTTGTCCAGATGACCTGACTGGAGCGGCTCTAATCCCGGCATCCCCAGAAGCATGGGCTCCCTACCCACTGTACACCACGGAGCTCACCCCTGCCATCCCCCATGCCGCCT
This Lagopus muta isolate bLagMut1 chromosome 10, bLagMut1 primary, whole genome shotgun sequence DNA region includes the following protein-coding sequences:
- the RBPMS2 gene encoding RNA-binding protein with multiple splicing 2; this encodes MSNLNKDTEHTNGGGNVEEEVRTLFVSGLPVDIKPRELYLLFRPFKGYEGSLIKLTSKQPVGFVTFDSRAGAEAAKNALNGIRFDPENPQTLRLEFAKANTKMAKSKLMATPNPTNIHPALGAHFIARDPYDLTGAALIPASPEAWAPYPLYTTELTPAIPHAAFTYPAAAAAAAALHAQMRWYPPSEATQQGWKSRQFC